TGTTTAAGAAATCATGCTAAAGGCAAAATTGTATTAGATGTCGCAAATGTATCCAGCATCCAACACAGAAAGCAAGTTCGTGAAATCAGGGCCACAAGAACAAAATAAGTTGCAGTAGGAGCATTATTAGTTTTAATATACAAAGTAACCAGCcactttgttctttaaataccTGCTTTCATTTGGCACAGGAATACCAGCACCGCAAACAGCAATTCAAAAACATGAAGAGCACCTAACACCTCAAGGCTGGGATAAGTGAACTGATGCGCCATCGCCCACCTCCTTCTAAAGCCTGCAGTCAGTGTCAGATCAGAAAACCTCCTACTCATGTCACTTGTAATTTGACGAGCAAGTTTGGGTTTCCTATCATTTTCTGGGGTATCCGGGAATTCAGACGCCTACACAAAATCAGTTACTCTCAGATTTTCTTGCTGGGTTCAGAAGATAACAGAGCTGCCCTTCTGTAGGTGCAGCTGACCATCTCTATAATGCAATATGACAGCAGAGACAACAATGGGTAGAAAGGTACAAGTTGAAGGAAGCAAGGGGCATACAGTCCACCCTGCCAGATTCAGCCACGGGAGAAAGACTGACAGACCAAGATGTGCTGCAAACAAGTGACTGCAAGGGAAAAGCGAGGAAGACTGATGTTTCCTGGCAGAGAGAATTACTTCAGATGAGAAGTAATACTTGCATtaggaaagataaaaataaagaacaaggAAATTATGTAGAAGGGCTCAAGATAGTCACGGCTTTTATTAAAGATAGCAAGCACCAAGAAGCACCACTAAACATGAATATAGTAAggagcaaacaaaacacaagaaatccAGTGAGCTGTTTTTCCCTGAGTATCTATAGTTACATGCATGCAATTAAAACGGAGAGCGACATTTTAGTAATCACGTCAGAGCAAATTGCAGAATGCCAATAGCTACTCCCCACACGAGAGTCTCCATGGCCATCTGGATCACCTTGGatctgtgctgccagcagggcacaCACTGGAGATATGTCTGTTTTGCTTACTGAACTGACCTGTCTCTCCTTGGAGTAACTGTCTGAAAACAGCACTCCCATCAATACTACAAACTAATGCCTCACATTACTGGAAGGACAACCTGTAAACTTCTAGATAAGAGTATGTGGCCCTTTCACATCTGTAAAATTTGACAAACTAgggtagaaaaagaaatacattcacTTATCCCAGCCAAATCAggtgttcttaaaaaaaaatctattattgtAAACCACACTAGTGATCTGCCAACAGTCATCAGCCCAAGCCAGCCAATCAGCcttgcaatttttctttgtaaagctCAAGCTTGTAAGCACTTAAGCAGTTTTACTAATGCAAGTGCTgtctatgaaaacaaacaaattgcGCAAAGGCAATACACGATCTCACAGTATTTAAGAGAAAAGTCTCTTAACATCTCAAACAAAGCATTAGAGTTCACCATGATGCTTTTAGCAGTCCAGTACATCTCTATATGAGtgttctcctcttcctcacgTGCATATATCAAATAAGAGTGCAGGTTCCCAGCCTCTGTATGATACCTCTAACCATGTACACATACAAACAACTGTACCGTTAAGTGCTACCAGGAGTCAGGTCCTTGATCTTCTGACCTAGCTGAAATGACTTGGGGAGAAAGATTCACTCTGTAAAGAAAAGCTATGCTCAGATAAAACATGCCCTCCATCTTCACAGCCTTGAAATCACACTAAAACAAACCAGTTACttccaacagcagaaaaatcacCTGTATTTTTGAAAGCATCATCTCTAGGCCTGTGCACTGGACAAGAGCAGCTCATCAAGCGTGCAGGAACAGACATGGTTTGTGAACTTCCACTATCAGGAGTATAAGGGTCCACTAGTGCAAAGCACAAAAAGTTTACCCTCTGCAATTCAAGCACTACAGGATTGTGGATTCCACTGCCATTTACGTCACTGACACAAGATGCCCTTATCTCCAAGGTGTCTGGCTGTTCCAGAACAACTGTAGCCCAAGTAGTTACAGATGCAAGAGTCAAGTCAAGAGATTTCTCCAATAACCTCTCTGCCCAAAGACGACCCCAGAAGCAGCAGTTACATGTGCGCCTCCTCAAGAACCTTACATAGTTTGAGAGGAATGGATGTGTGTGCACTGTCTACCTCTGACCGCTAgttctctttgcttttaaaagaccAGTGCAAGTTGTGCATAGGCTGCTCACTGAACACATTAATGCCAAACACCTCTAACAAAAATGCAATAGAAAACGCTACAGCTACCTCTAGGAGACCACCACCACTCCAAACTTTCACCAGATACCAAGAGAGGAGCCTGCAGGGCAAGAAGAGAGAGTCTTaagaggcagagggaagaaacACTCTCTTTGATTATTTCAGGAAGCAAGTGAAGACCAAACAAACTTAGGAAAGGAACCCCAAATATGCTTTCAGAATTGGAAATATAAAGTTCTTCTCCTACAGTCTATTCTCTCCTCAGTCTTCTGTACCTTCCTCAGGGGATCCTTTCCCACTTCTGAGCAGTAACAGGAACTGCAAAATTTCTTCCCTCTGGCatgaaaaagagggagaagCCATCAGGTGCTGCTGTGAGTACCTTTATTTGTAATGCAGTCAGGGAGGATTAGCATGTCCGGGCTGCAACAATCTCTAACACCTCCTTTACAGCGTATGGGCAATGACTATGGGCTAGAGTAGATTTAAATTCTCCACAGTCCTGCTCCTGTTTCTGTCTCTCAGTAGGGCTTACATTAGGCACAGGAAGCCAGCTGGCCTTCCAAGATGAACAAAGACTCAAGTCTGgatgaaaaaaacagcttgtaaGATTGGAATCTTGCAATCGTGACGTGGTTACCAGAAGGACTAAACTTTTGCCCACCCACTGGTGGCTGGCACAGCAATGGGACTTTTTTCATGATTGGGAAGTGATGAAATTTGAAATCAAATCTCAGCCGCAGCTAGACCTCACTCTTCAAAGCACTTATGGCTCTCATTCTCAGTCCTTCACCACACAAACTGGCAGGTTCTCAAGGCCTCCAAAGCTGTCGAGGTATTTGTAACAGCTCATACACAACAAGGCACACTGGCTAAAACATCATCCCAGCTAACGCAGCCTCGCTGAGAAGACACAGTCAGGAGGCCAGGTACAACTGGCAAAAGGTGCTTCAACAAATCCATCCAACTAGTTCTgaaacagaggaagaggaaaaataagttttcaaatgcaaaagtCATTTTCTAAGACCTTCAGTATGCATTAAGGCAAATGGAGCAACGGATCATTATTTGAACACacactttctctctttcacaCTTACATGTGAAAGTACACAGTTTCACACTTACCTGACAAGAAGAATGTGTAgaaggaagagaacagaaagtAATCTGCGACCTACACAGGCCCCCAATTCACCTGCACAGAACTTATAACCTCACTTCTCTAACATGCCTGTTCACTTGAAACAGGCTAGGTATTCAACTTCATTACTAGCACTACAAAAACAAGCTGAAATTAACATAAATCCCAGATCCTATTCAATAACTTCCAGGGAATACAATCTGACAGTGTTTCCTATTGAACTGTCGCCTGTTCTAAAGCCTCTAGCTTCTGTAATGGACACAAACAACACATTTGTAGCCAAATCATTCGGTAAGTGTCCTGAGGCGTGCAAACACCTCAGTTTTACACACTGGGTAAGAACCCTCAAAAAGAGATGTCTGAAGGCAGGTTAAGGCACAGAGCAGTCTCCCTCTACACCCCAAGTCTGACAGACCTCTGTACTGGGTCTCTTCCGAGGCAACTCTGTGAACAGGTCTGAAAGCATACCGTTCCCGTCTGTTTCCCATTTTGCTGACCTTCATCACCACACATGGAAGAGTCATTTCCTCCACTTCTCTTGGACATAGATTATAGAAAGAACATAGAGAAAACATTACTTGTTTTTCCTCACAGCACTTTATTCAGTCAAGATTTCCTGGGcgttttttggttggttgaggggggagaaaaagaatgatttgCTGCTCATGATGAACTCACATCTCATTACTTTGCCAAAGTCAAATGACAAGTCTGGCATTTAGAGTATTCCTCTAAATCCCATTTCTTTGTCAGTTTTTGCCTCACACAGACAGagtgtcaaaaagaaaaagagcttgGAAGCAATCCCCAGAAGGTATACTAAAAATTATCCCAGCACAGTGATAGCTAGCTCACAGTACAGCAGAGAGTTAGCTCAAGTATCCAGCACAGAGAAAGCCTTACAGCTTTAGGTAAGGCTGTAAACCTCCTGCACAGGAAACCAGACAGAAGGGACATCTACACTGACCAGAGATGACCAATGCTCTTTGCTACCTGTTCATGTTGGCAGCATGGTCAATGCCACAAGTCCTGGCTTTAATCATCCACGCGCATTAACTTCCCGATCCATGACCATCACACCCAGAGCATATGTAAAAACATTACACAGGACAACCCGGGCTGCTCTAGGGATCCCAATATTTCAGGGAACTCAATTTTACAACAGTGTTTCCCACTGAAACATAGTCTGTTCAAAAGCTGCTAGCTTCTGCAATGGACACTGCCATGCATTTGTAACTAAGTTATTTGCTAAGTTGATATCAAGCTCCCACTACATGCATAGCACTGCAAATAATATAGGACacctaaaaaaaattacatcccTGGTAATgcctttttccctttaaaaaaagatactcAGATGGGAAGGAATATGTTATAGACTTCTCCCCCAAAACACAGTAGTGCATGCTGAGTCACAGCATCCAATACAGATTTTTCCCACTCACAAGATTCAATAAAATGACATATATAAAGTCTACACTTCAGTTTTGAGAGCACATTAtttccacaaaaatattttgctctaGGTAGTGAAGCCACCTATTCTTTCAAGACTAGGTCTACATCAGGTTTAGAGTGTTGCAGCCAACAGCCTAGACTTTCTGTAAGTTACTTGCaggacaaggaaaagaaaataaaagctttgtgtTCTGTTTCTGCAACTAAGGATAACCACTTCACTGTCATCTGCATTTTGGTCATACGAAGATTTGGTAGCTCCCTGGTAGAGAAGAGGAACTACATTTTTTAACCAgccaagaaagcaaaaagctgaGAAGTTTCTTAATCATTTCTTAATCAGGAAAGCATTCTATCTCCTGCACAGACTAGGAGATTGCACTGGTGCCATGCAGCCTGAAAAAATCCACAAACCAGGTGAGAGCACAGTGAAAAGCAAGCTTATGTTAACAAATCATTTGGTACAAAAAAATAGTTGGGGCAAAGCCCTGGAAAGTAACTTTATGGAAAGCATTTGGGCTGGAGAGTGGGAAAACGTGGAAAAAATAGTGGAAGTGAAAAGAGGAGGACCGTCAAAGAATATTCACtagtctaggaaaaaaaaaaagagcagggcATTGACAAATGCATGTTAACAGAGGGgtagaaaactgcagaaaaatcacCAGCGGCTTGAGGGTGAGGTGAGCTGACGGGAAAAGCAAGCATGGAACAATACATAAAGCCATATTGAAGTACACAACAGCAAATTATACAAATGCCTAGTCTAAACTAAACCCTACACCACTGTCCTAATGGGTGTGCACAACTCTCCCTTGCATTTATGGGAAGAAATTGCCCAAAGAACATgccttccttttaaaataagctcTTTCTCTCCCAAATCAATTATTGCGAGGACCAGTTTTGAATGCAGCTTGCATGAAGCTGTATCTAGCTAAGTATGCCAGATGGATGGTCTAATAGTCAAACAGTAATTTTGAGGCAGTTATGAATTGTTACCAACAAACACCTCTGTGCCACTGTTAAATTCTATTGAAAACATAACATAAAGTCATTTCTATGATCCCCTGCTGCTTAAGAGCCTTAGCTgtaaaaaagctgaaataactaCAGAGGTGAGGGGAGGAAAGCAATGTGCTTTCTTACCCCTACCCCCAGCAATGCTTATCAGagtaagtcttttttttttttaactgctttaaaaaaccTCTCTGTACCATGATGAGCTGAGAAGCTTAAGCCGATATCTCACTGTTACTGATAAAAATTGAAGGAAGCAGACTCAGCTGATGTATAGTGAGACCTGGATTACTTCAGCCACTTGTCTGTCTTCTGACAAAGGAGGAAGCACAGGAGAAAGAGCAAATATGCAGAGCTGAACGACACTGTGCAAAGCAGCTGGGCAAGCTTATGTACAACAATTGCTGTTCTCTGCATCAGCGCAAGGAGCTCTGGCTACGTCAGCAGACAAGTCCCAGCTATGCAGAGGAGGCATCTCCCATCTCCAAACGCCTTGTCCTGCGCAGAAGCCACGCCAtcctcttcttaaaaataagcagcatCTTCCAACAAGAGATGGCAGGGCCAACAGCAGATACAGCTTTGGTTCCCCTTCCCCACGGCAGctcctgaaggaaaagaaggcaaGGCAAACCAAAAACCCCTGCAGAACGGATCCAGCCCAGAGGACACCCCCGGTCACCCTGTTAACACTTACCCCAACTCCTGAACTGAGGCATTGATGATGGACTGCGTTCAGAACCAGAAAGTTCAGTGAATGAGTAAGCCtgattcctcctcctcttcagtCTGAGCTAACTACTTGCTTCTCCAATTTAAGGAGAGAAAATTAGCCTGAAGATACATTGATTTTAAAGGGATTTGTATGTCAGCAACACCCCTTCCTCTAAGAACTTCAGTAAAACAAGCTGCTGCCTTGACATGCAGATAGTTCAAATCCTAACACAGCCTCATGTGGTCAAGGGAAACACAGACAAGGCTGGCACTGATGGTCCAGTTCTGCTTTACTGCATTACCAGATCCCACAAACCGAAACCTCTGGAAGTCTGTTTTCACAACCTTCGACCGTGAATCCCACACATCTTCCTCCAACACTCCATGCACATTGCTCCAGGTGCCTACACCGCACTGTGGTATCAGACATAAGACAGCCAGAATCGTACAAAATTGCAGTTAAGGTGGCACAAGACTGTTAGCTTGCACTTGAGGACCATCTTCGGTCAGGCTAAGCACTCCACTAACACAGCCCCTCCTTGACTGAGTCACAGCAAGCACAAACATCTCCCTTCTGAGAGGGGACAGAAATAAATCCTCACAAGGAcgtctagaaaaaaaaaaaaaaaaacatgctcttCTCAATGTTAATGAGATCTCACTGGCACTTCTTATACTCACAGAAGTGAGGATGCAGGAGTAAGATTGTGATAAAACACTATCAGATGTAAAGTTCTGCCCAAAGAATTTCCAGAGATTTAGCTTTCAGTGGTGAATTTATTCACAAGGGCATTAGTCGCTGGTCATCATCAGGAGGTGCTGGGTGATGACAAAGTCACTTAGGCTGACAAACTAAAACGAGAAATCTTCATTTAAAGTTAGCTACTGCTATGAGCCCTAATGCAGCAAAACCttccagaaaattaaataaaataaaaaacacacctGACACAACTGGGAAGACCAAACCTTCTGGCAAGCACAGCACTGCCCATCAGCATTGGGCCAGGGATGAATGTGTTGGGAGAGGAGGCCAAAGCTCTCCTCTAACACCAGTACTAAGCACCAGCTCAGTGAAAATCCAAGGCCAGCATTCTCTGCAGGTACCTGCGAGAACACTAAAACTGTGGCTTAATGGGGGTGATCCTCCTGTCTCAGTAAGCCACATACGATCCAGTGATCACAGTGCATTACGTAGCCCTGAAGACATGTGTTAGACTcatgaaatgaagcagaaatgtgaaataaagcacaaaagCCCAAACTAACAATGTATTTACCATAAGCAACATAGAGCTAGGCTCATCTTTCTCTGATTTTCGCTACACTTCACCCTCAGTTCAGACAGCTCGTCACAATGTCCTCAAGGGTTTCAACGTGgtaattttaaagagaaactaCAGACATTAAGGACTGGCAGCACCAGGGGCCTGAGACAGTAAGAATGCAGTCAGGCTTGGGCATGTCTTGGACCAGGAGATGCTCTGCTTAAAGATGCAGAACGAACATCTTGGACTGATAACGGGAAAACTGATTTAAGACCCCAAGACGGATGTTAAGTCCTAGAAACTCAGGCTCTTTAATGTATTTGCACTACCTCTAGCTGTAGAAGGCAACTACTGAGGGCAGATCAACTCTGCCATAGGGTTTCTGACTTCCTCTTGAGGAATTTAATGCTCATTAACAGAGGAGTCACCATCTAACCATTTCAAACTGGAGCTGGCCTACAACTAGCTAGAAGTAGCTCATGGCAGTGGCCCAGTATTAgaagaagctgtttttttgtttgtttgtttttttacacgAAGTACTACGTACTAAAGTACTAAACAGCAttatgagagaagaaaagctacTCCATATTAACAGACAAACAGGAACAAACATCACCCAAAGTTCCTTCATAGTTTGCAGGGCCCGTCACACCTGAAGCACCAAACTAGAACAAGAGAGCAGGATTTAAAGCATCTTTTGTTCGGAATTGCTACTCTCTTATTTTGAGACATTTCCTCTCAACGTGGCAAGGAACAGCAATCTGCTGCTTTCTTAAAATATCCAAGTGCTGTGCCCCTCTCACTTTGCTCCAGAAAAATAGCCAGgtgtcttctttttcctctgtgcatcTTTAAAAATCTCATACGCAAGTCTGTTCTCTTTACCACTCACATCCTCTCACCAGGAAACTTTTAATCAAGAACACCTCTTTCAGCAAGAAAGAGGAACCATCAGGTCCTGGGAGTCCAGGACACCTTATCTGCACACCCAAATTCCAGTTAAGGCTTTAGTAAACTTCCTCAGCATCCATGCTACCCCCAGCTGCTCAATGAGGCGAACTGCACCCATTTACCATGTGGAAATACACACTAGAAGTAGCACGCTCTGCTACTGTGAAGGTGCATAATCAGTCTTACCCTGAAACAGACTGCTTGAAGATATTCAAGTGAATCTTGCCTTTCAGATCTGCTCTCTGTAGGACGCGCCATCAGGTACACAGGCCTGCAAGCACAGCCAGCTGCCGTACAGAATAAGCACTCCCTATCACCAACGCAGTCTCGGCAGTGAGACTAGACTAAGCTGCAGTACGATATCATGACAGGAGAACCTTACTTGCCCTCAGCCTTACTTGTTACCTACACTGACAgccaaggttttcttttttccatcgTTCTGTGTTCCCAACACAGTGGCTGCTggcaaaagttttctttttcagttttactacAGAATTCTTCACGGGTCAACAAATACTCATCAGCTACAGTGAAGTTTTCGCCCTGGAACACTGAGAAGAAGGGAGAACAGAACACAACAATAAAATTCAGCTTGACCTCATCCATCTCTACACTCCCACTGAGCAACCATCAAACCCCCATGCAATCCTGAGGTGTGAAGCAAACCTATCTTTCAGCGTAGTTTTGTTCTTGGCAACTGCGCAAATCATCCATGAAACCACGCTGTTTTGGCCATTACCCCTTTTTACTACGTTACTAACCTCAGAAGAAGTGAGAGCTCTCCTGCGCACTGAATTTAAGCTTAGTGACAGCAGACATTTTAGTTAAGCCTTTCGAACCTTTTACAAGTAACCCACAGATGTGTCACACTACCAGCCAAAAGCCACTTCAGAAAGTAGAGGGAATAAAGTTTTATTAGAATTGGCTTGGAAAAAATATGGCACAGCTTCAGGGCTACATTTGTTACTGACCTCTGAGGTCAGAGCAGTAAGAATAATTATATTCCAAAGCAGTCACTGCTATAGTTGACAGCTCCACCCAGCCTCCCCTTTCCATTTCACATTCCCAcgaaaaaaaacattcattcgGGCACAGGAACCCGACGGGTGAGCAGCACAAGCTGCTGTGCTACCACACGTGGATGGAGCAGATGAAGCACCACAGCTCCTGTTTTCAGTGATTCCTAGCATACCAGAAACTCGTGTTTCTGAGAGCTAAATACAAAATCGAAACAGCGTTATGCAGCATTACATATTCGGGGGGTTAGGCTGCTTGGAAGCCTCAGAGGAGCGAGGCAGGCCGCCAGCCTACGCAGGTAGGAAACCCAGCGCGAGTCACCTCAGCGACCCCTTCCTTTTCCTGACACCCCGCGCCGCTCCCGCTCCTCGCGAGCTGCTCCCTCCGCGGAGGGAGCGAAGCACGGGTAAAACACCGGGCTGCGACAGCGCCCGCGGGGCTCCGCTCGGGCCGGGaggcgcggccgggccccgccgcctcaCACGGAGCGGGCGCCGCGGGCCTCCCGCGGAGGAGGCGgcccccggggcccggccgcgccgccgggccgcgccgccaGCAGCCGCAGGCCCTGCCGCCCGGCCCTCACcccgcgccccggggccgccggcggCCCGATCGGGCGAGCCCCCGGCGCCGAGCCCGCGGCGCggccggcgggcggcgcggAGACGCAGCGGGGCAGCGGGCGGCAGcaggcggcgggcgggcggacGCCGGCGGGCCGCGGAAGCCGCAGGGCGGAGGCGAAGGCGAGCGGCTCCTCCAGGGGCTCTGGGCGGGAGAGACACAGAGAGGTCagggcccgccgccgccccccgcccggcccccgcccgcctGCCCGCCGCCTACCTCGGCCGtcggcggggagcggcgccggCGCGGCGGGGGCTCCGCTCTCGGTGCCCGCCGGCAGCCGCTGCCCGGCGCACATGGACTTGAGCACCTGGAAGACGGCGAGCGGCGCCACGTTCATGCGCAGCAGGTCCAGCAGCACCCTGCGGGG
This Anser cygnoides isolate HZ-2024a breed goose chromosome 11, Taihu_goose_T2T_genome, whole genome shotgun sequence DNA region includes the following protein-coding sequences:
- the LOC125185080 gene encoding mitotic-spindle organizing protein 2A-like isoform X1, with protein sequence MSGVTLGKVAAAARPRRKVLSAEEAELFELAQAAGSGLDPEVFKVLLDLLRMNVAPLAVFQVLKSMCAGQRLPAGTESGAPAAPAPLPADGREPLEEPLAFASALRLPRPAGVRPPAACCRPLPRCVSAPPAGRAAGSAPGARPIGPPAAPGRGVRAGRQGLRLLAARPGGAAGPRGPPPPREARGARSV